Proteins encoded together in one Candidatus Wallbacteria bacterium window:
- a CDS encoding DUF502 domain-containing protein, whose protein sequence is MKSYFLAGETLSEAAGKKLLLKLRGYFISGLVFLLPFVVTIFVLFQILQVADNIMGPAIKHLIGRRIPGLGIITTVAFIILTGLVAKKAGEGFYNYLASFFMKIPLARWLITITKELSDFLMTKRQMLFRCVLMVEYPRKGVFSIGFEVADAPLELNECTGQDLVSVFIPTTPNPTSGLLVFFPKKEVRKLEMGVDIAMKLVISGGIVTNEV, encoded by the coding sequence ATGAAAAGTTATTTTCTGGCAGGGGAAACTCTGTCAGAAGCCGCGGGAAAAAAACTGCTTCTCAAGCTCCGGGGCTATTTCATTTCCGGACTTGTCTTTCTGCTGCCGTTCGTGGTGACGATTTTTGTACTTTTCCAGATTCTGCAGGTGGCTGACAACATTATGGGACCGGCCATCAAGCACCTGATCGGCAGGAGGATTCCAGGACTCGGCATTATTACAACTGTGGCTTTCATCATTTTAACCGGCCTGGTAGCAAAGAAAGCCGGGGAAGGTTTTTATAATTACCTGGCCTCTTTTTTCATGAAGATACCCCTGGCCCGCTGGCTGATCACCATCACCAAAGAACTCAGCGATTTTCTGATGACAAAGCGGCAGATGCTCTTTCGCTGTGTTTTAATGGTCGAATATCCCAGAAAGGGTGTTTTTTCAATCGGATTTGAAGTCGCCGATGCTCCGCTTGAGCTGAACGAGTGCACTGGACAGGATCTGGTGAGTGTCTTTATTCCCACAACCCCCAACCCCACCTCAGGACTTCTGGTCTTTTTTCCGAAAAAAGAAGTAAGGAAGCTTGAGATGGGCGTGGATATTGCCATGAAACTGGTGATATCCGGCGGAATCGTAACCAACGAGGTCTGA